Proteins encoded within one genomic window of Ailuropoda melanoleuca isolate Jingjing chromosome 16, ASM200744v2, whole genome shotgun sequence:
- the RHNO1 gene encoding RAD9, HUS1, RAD1-interacting nuclear orphan protein 1 isoform X1 — translation MPPRKKRRQRSQKAQLLFQEPPLEGPKHHYGSPQLTITHTRQVPSKPIDHNTATSWVSPQFDTTAESWFPVNQKRHHRNQAKHSSRKSTTSKFPHLTFESPLSSSGSAMLGIPLTRECPRQSEKRLSRRPLVPMLSPQSCGEVSAHTLQNFPYVFIPPDIQTPESSLVKEGPNPSDQRESSLPSCSFHTSTPKGPEPGPILVEDTPEEKYGIKVTWRRRHHLFAYLRERGKLNKDQFLVKNSLDSSDTSSLKTFS, via the exons ATGCCTCCCAGAAAAAAACGGCGCCAGCGTTCCCAGAAAGCCCAGCTGCTATTCCAAGAACCACCACTGGAGGGCCCCAAACACCACTATGGCTCTCCCCAGCTTACCATCACTCACACTAGACAGGTGCCCAGCAAGCCCATTGACCATAACACCGCCACGTCCTGG GTATCACCTCAGTTTGATACGACAGCAGAAAGCTGGTTCCCGGTGAACCAGAAACGTCATCATCGAAACCAGGCAAAGCATTCAAGTCGAAAATCTACCACCTCCAAGTTCCCACATCTAACATTTGAGAGTCCACTGTCTTCCTCCGGTTCAGCCATGCTTGGGATCCCCTTAACCAGGGAATGCCCTCGTCAATCAGAAAAGCGCCTTTCCAGAAGGCCCTTAGTTCCAATGCTCAGTCCTCAAAGCTGCGGGGAAGTGTCAGCACATACGCTTCAGAACTTCCCTTATGTATTCATTCCACCTGATATCCAGACCCCAGAGTCATCGCTGGTGAAGGAGGGGCCCAATCCCTCAGATCAGAGGGAAAGTAGCCTTCCGAGCTGCTCCTTCCATACTAGTACTCCCAAGGGCCCAGAGCCTGGGCCTATTCTCGTTGAAGACACTCCTGAGGAGAAGTATGGGATCAAGGTCACATGGAGGAGACGACACCACTTGTTTGCTTAcctcagggagagagggaagctgaACAAAGACCAGTTCCTTGTGAAAAATTCCCTGGATTCCTCAGACACCAGCAGTCTCAAGACATTTTCATAA
- the RHNO1 gene encoding RAD9, HUS1, RAD1-interacting nuclear orphan protein 1 isoform X2, which yields MPPRKKRRQRSQKAQLLFQEPPLEGPKHHYGSPQLTITHTRQVSPQFDTTAESWFPVNQKRHHRNQAKHSSRKSTTSKFPHLTFESPLSSSGSAMLGIPLTRECPRQSEKRLSRRPLVPMLSPQSCGEVSAHTLQNFPYVFIPPDIQTPESSLVKEGPNPSDQRESSLPSCSFHTSTPKGPEPGPILVEDTPEEKYGIKVTWRRRHHLFAYLRERGKLNKDQFLVKNSLDSSDTSSLKTFS from the exons ATGCCTCCCAGAAAAAAACGGCGCCAGCGTTCCCAGAAAGCCCAGCTGCTATTCCAAGAACCACCACTGGAGGGCCCCAAACACCACTATGGCTCTCCCCAGCTTACCATCACTCACACTAGACAG GTATCACCTCAGTTTGATACGACAGCAGAAAGCTGGTTCCCGGTGAACCAGAAACGTCATCATCGAAACCAGGCAAAGCATTCAAGTCGAAAATCTACCACCTCCAAGTTCCCACATCTAACATTTGAGAGTCCACTGTCTTCCTCCGGTTCAGCCATGCTTGGGATCCCCTTAACCAGGGAATGCCCTCGTCAATCAGAAAAGCGCCTTTCCAGAAGGCCCTTAGTTCCAATGCTCAGTCCTCAAAGCTGCGGGGAAGTGTCAGCACATACGCTTCAGAACTTCCCTTATGTATTCATTCCACCTGATATCCAGACCCCAGAGTCATCGCTGGTGAAGGAGGGGCCCAATCCCTCAGATCAGAGGGAAAGTAGCCTTCCGAGCTGCTCCTTCCATACTAGTACTCCCAAGGGCCCAGAGCCTGGGCCTATTCTCGTTGAAGACACTCCTGAGGAGAAGTATGGGATCAAGGTCACATGGAGGAGACGACACCACTTGTTTGCTTAcctcagggagagagggaagctgaACAAAGACCAGTTCCTTGTGAAAAATTCCCTGGATTCCTCAGACACCAGCAGTCTCAAGACATTTTCATAA